A single genomic interval of Cryptosporangium phraense harbors:
- a CDS encoding MASE1 domain-containing protein, which produces MKFLGSLVTTLMFTAIYVAATVAGRVTVMDGTNLSMVWPAAGVAAAWFCARRSTRWVWMDVLALVAVTVVVNLATGASPAMAVVFVVANLTQIAVFVSLLARWRPRLWGAGGTEPLSRLGDLWALLAAAVVSTGCGAGLGSLGMWLLTDAYAASTTAVWLARNTASVLLIGVAGLRLGYLISQRSRRPGRRDTDTGGSAARVTARLSWRRAGEYAALIACSVAAYAAGFGYTKGLPLAFALIAVTVWAGVRLSTSFVIVHDLLLGTAAVLFTLHGTGPFAAIDSHPIRALIAQLFVAVVAVVGLALALGRDERAELIAELAAGKEAASRHAALMTTVIDAMADGLAVVDKSGHVVLRNPAASALLGGITSPEDRVTGSDHYGLFHLDGTPIADADLPYAQAMDGRQTHGGDILVRNVGVPDGRVLRFTATALPDEGGTRQAVVLFHDVTAERRHRDELASFAGVVAHDLLNPLTTVDGWSEAAADALQASPPHETVTEATECLTRVRRAAARMRGLINDLLAYTTARDATVAAAPVDLGSVVADIAIARTDAATAAGRRPPLFSIQDL; this is translated from the coding sequence GTGAAATTTCTCGGGTCGCTCGTGACGACGCTGATGTTCACGGCGATCTATGTCGCCGCGACGGTAGCCGGCCGGGTGACAGTGATGGACGGCACGAATCTGAGCATGGTTTGGCCGGCGGCAGGCGTGGCGGCCGCCTGGTTTTGCGCGCGCAGGTCCACACGGTGGGTATGGATGGACGTCTTGGCGCTAGTCGCGGTCACTGTCGTAGTCAACCTGGCCACCGGCGCGAGCCCAGCGATGGCAGTGGTGTTCGTCGTGGCAAATCTGACTCAGATCGCAGTGTTCGTGTCGCTGCTGGCCCGGTGGCGCCCCCGGCTGTGGGGAGCCGGAGGGACCGAGCCGCTGTCTCGGCTCGGTGACCTATGGGCGCTGCTAGCAGCCGCGGTAGTCAGCACTGGCTGCGGCGCCGGGCTTGGCAGCCTCGGAATGTGGCTACTGACCGACGCGTACGCGGCGTCGACGACCGCGGTGTGGCTGGCTCGCAACACCGCCAGCGTGCTGCTTATCGGCGTCGCCGGTCTGCGGCTGGGTTACCTCATAAGCCAACGGTCGCGGCGGCCTGGGAGGCGGGACACGGACACCGGTGGGTCGGCGGCGCGGGTCACCGCAAGGCTGTCGTGGCGACGGGCAGGTGAATATGCCGCGTTGATCGCCTGCTCCGTGGCCGCGTACGCAGCGGGCTTCGGCTACACGAAAGGGCTACCGCTCGCTTTCGCGTTGATCGCCGTCACCGTCTGGGCTGGCGTACGGCTCTCGACCAGCTTCGTCATCGTCCACGACTTGCTGCTCGGTACGGCTGCGGTGCTGTTCACGCTGCACGGCACCGGTCCATTCGCCGCGATCGACTCCCATCCGATCCGGGCGCTGATCGCGCAGCTGTTCGTCGCGGTCGTCGCGGTCGTGGGTCTGGCGCTGGCGCTGGGTCGCGACGAGCGTGCCGAGCTGATCGCCGAATTGGCCGCAGGCAAGGAAGCCGCGTCGCGCCACGCAGCGCTGATGACCACGGTCATCGACGCCATGGCCGACGGCTTGGCCGTCGTGGACAAGTCAGGGCACGTAGTGTTGCGAAACCCGGCGGCGAGTGCGCTACTGGGCGGCATCACCAGCCCGGAAGATCGGGTCACCGGCAGCGATCACTACGGGCTGTTCCACCTCGACGGGACACCGATCGCCGACGCAGACCTGCCGTACGCGCAGGCGATGGACGGAAGGCAGACGCACGGCGGGGACATCCTGGTCCGCAATGTCGGCGTGCCCGACGGTCGCGTCTTGCGGTTCACCGCGACAGCGCTGCCTGACGAGGGCGGCACCCGCCAAGCGGTCGTGCTCTTCCATGACGTCACCGCCGAACGACGCCATCGCGACGAGCTGGCGAGCTTCGCCGGGGTTGTCGCTCATGACCTGCTCAATCCACTGACGACCGTTGACGGGTGGAGCGAAGCTGCCGCCGATGCCCTCCAGGCCAGCCCGCCGCACGAGACAGTCACCGAGGCGACCGAGTGCCTGACCCGGGTGCGTCGCGCCGCGGCACGCATGCGCGGGCTAATTAATGACTTGCTCGCCTACACCACTGCCCGGGACGCCACGGTCGCTGCCGCACCGGTCGATCTTGGCAGCGTGGTCGCCGACATCGCCATCGCCCGCACCGACGCCGCCACCGCCGCCGGACGTCGGCCGCCACTATTCTCCATACAAGACCT
- a CDS encoding ANTAR domain-containing protein, producing the protein MNLYSRDRAELVDLAEEVRAAFRASGSAPASTSLCGPATSVADLATGVAEALAVRDQIQQAIGMIVGRERCSTEEAYLALRIRAAEVGLLLPEVATEILRRTR; encoded by the coding sequence ATGAACCTTTACAGCCGCGACCGGGCGGAGCTGGTGGACCTGGCCGAGGAGGTACGAGCGGCATTCCGAGCGTCCGGGTCCGCGCCGGCTTCGACATCATTGTGCGGTCCCGCGACGAGCGTGGCCGATCTGGCCACCGGCGTGGCGGAGGCGCTCGCCGTCCGAGATCAGATTCAGCAGGCCATCGGCATGATCGTCGGCCGTGAGCGCTGTAGCACTGAGGAGGCGTACCTAGCGTTGAGGATACGTGCCGCCGAAGTTGGATTGCTGTTGCCCGAGGTAGCGACCGAGATTCTGCGCCGCACCCGCTGA
- a CDS encoding phage holin family protein, producing MTVASRTGRRTWIASRRSCPPDALTDRCSYGITVDSAPSRRNAGATPESPDRLSPTRIGYLHLNSYSSLTVWSGRSAQLRAPLVHEVGRPYGPTAATPADPDDLTTGELITRVTTQVSTLIRDELALARVKVTQTGKKAGVGARLLGGAGIAALCGVGAMLTTVTAALALPRRHQN from the coding sequence ATGACAGTCGCGAGTCGAACCGGGCGGAGGACCTGGATCGCCTCCAGAAGAAGCTGTCCACCCGACGCCCTCACCGACCGCTGCTCCTACGGCATCACTGTGGACTCGGCCCCTAGTCGCAGAAACGCCGGTGCGACTCCCGAGTCGCCGGATCGATTGAGTCCGACGCGCATCGGGTATTTGCATCTGAATTCGTATTCCTCGCTCACGGTGTGGTCTGGCCGATCAGCGCAGCTCCGAGCACCTCTAGTCCACGAAGTGGGGAGGCCTTATGGCCCAACCGCCGCGACCCCGGCTGACCCCGACGATCTCACCACAGGCGAACTGATCACCCGAGTCACCACCCAGGTCTCCACACTAATCCGAGACGAGCTCGCGCTCGCGCGGGTGAAAGTGACCCAGACGGGCAAGAAGGCTGGCGTCGGCGCGCGGCTGTTGGGCGGCGCCGGCATCGCCGCCTTGTGCGGAGTCGGCGCTATGTTGACCACCGTGACCGCCGCCCTCGCGCTCCCGCGAAGGCATCAAAACTGA
- a CDS encoding response regulator transcription factor, protein MRVLVVDDDQDVCDLVVRCVSTVGCEVLAAHSGPAALTVVEIHGMPDVAVLDVAMPEMDGITLLGRLRKRRADLPAVFLSVLWSGHDLARMRDAGGVPMQKPFAADRLRAVLRELVVPRGRQAPAQPRTSR, encoded by the coding sequence ATGCGGGTGTTGGTGGTCGATGACGACCAAGACGTATGTGACCTGGTGGTTCGGTGTGTGAGCACGGTCGGTTGTGAGGTCCTCGCCGCACACAGCGGTCCGGCCGCACTGACGGTGGTCGAGATTCATGGCATGCCCGATGTCGCGGTTCTGGACGTCGCGATGCCGGAGATGGACGGGATAACCCTGCTAGGGCGGTTGCGGAAGCGGCGTGCAGACCTGCCTGCGGTGTTCTTGAGCGTGCTGTGGTCGGGGCATGATTTGGCTCGGATGCGGGACGCGGGTGGCGTCCCGATGCAGAAGCCATTCGCTGCTGATCGGCTGCGGGCGGTATTGCGCGAGCTAGTCGTGCCTCGGGGACGGCAGGCGCCCGCCCAGCCGAGGACATCGCGGTGA
- a CDS encoding sensor domain-containing diguanylate cyclase has product MRRVGTLGALYLTAYTALYAYSTHGSATMRPLLAVLSVAALAMPAIALIVAAIRHRRQGRAGRAWLWFATSTLLTAVGSALVSGTRGITASPAWALLFGDALLIAAFLAAAAGFFAVLEAGTRSVRFWMGFDLLLTVAGVTALLGCLTLTSGLPAMAAGVRTTMLVYAISGISTVIFLVPLAVRAGRRLPRALIFVGAAHLVAAILDGGMLRSALTGHPYNDGSWLSVGYQFGLVLLTLGALTAARRDDRLTHVDRSANRDWTVPLSVAAASAAACGLALNGLDLSWRGLPQAIATLVLVGLLARLHLVVRDRTRLADRLAAALAEQQQLAVTDALTGLPNRRHFEHSLTTEIVRARRNGRPLSLVVLDLDHFKSVNDTYGHPAGDAVLVQVAALLQHVTRSGDVIARYGGEEFTWLLPDTTENGAATMAERLRTTLAAHPVELPGHEFVHITASIGIAADVLDGPTLVATADQALYHAKATGRNRVIRASRSRLTEPAAAQRTSIPQRAVLAGAPVRHIGVVITAAT; this is encoded by the coding sequence ATGAGGCGCGTCGGCACGCTCGGCGCCCTCTATCTGACCGCCTACACGGCGCTCTACGCGTATAGCACTCACGGGTCGGCTACCATGCGTCCCCTGTTGGCTGTGCTGTCTGTGGCCGCGCTCGCCATGCCGGCGATTGCGCTGATCGTGGCTGCGATCCGCCACCGGCGTCAGGGTCGCGCCGGGAGGGCCTGGCTCTGGTTCGCCACCTCGACGCTGCTCACCGCCGTAGGGTCCGCGTTGGTGAGCGGGACTCGGGGAATCACGGCATCTCCCGCTTGGGCGCTTCTGTTCGGTGATGCCCTGCTGATCGCGGCGTTCCTTGCGGCGGCCGCCGGATTCTTCGCCGTCCTGGAGGCAGGAACCCGCTCGGTTCGGTTCTGGATGGGTTTCGATCTGCTCCTGACCGTTGCTGGCGTCACTGCTTTGCTTGGCTGTCTGACGCTGACGTCTGGGTTGCCTGCAATGGCCGCTGGGGTCCGCACCACCATGCTCGTGTACGCGATCAGCGGGATCTCCACGGTCATCTTCCTCGTCCCTCTCGCGGTCCGGGCCGGCCGACGACTGCCCCGCGCCCTGATATTCGTCGGCGCCGCCCACCTGGTCGCGGCGATCCTCGATGGCGGCATGCTCCGCTCTGCTCTCACCGGACACCCCTACAACGACGGCAGCTGGCTAAGCGTCGGCTATCAGTTCGGACTCGTACTGCTCACCCTCGGCGCGTTGACGGCTGCACGTCGCGACGATCGGCTGACTCATGTCGATCGCTCGGCCAACCGCGATTGGACCGTGCCGCTGTCCGTCGCGGCGGCCAGCGCGGCCGCCTGCGGACTTGCCTTGAACGGCCTCGACCTATCCTGGCGAGGCCTCCCGCAGGCCATAGCCACTCTTGTACTCGTTGGTCTCCTCGCGCGCCTGCACCTGGTGGTGCGTGACCGCACGCGCCTGGCCGATCGGCTCGCCGCAGCCCTCGCCGAACAACAGCAACTGGCCGTCACCGACGCGTTGACCGGACTTCCCAACCGTCGCCACTTCGAGCACTCCCTGACCACGGAGATTGTCCGCGCACGCCGCAATGGCCGGCCGTTGAGCCTGGTCGTCCTCGACCTTGATCACTTCAAGTCGGTCAACGACACCTACGGCCATCCCGCCGGAGACGCGGTCCTCGTCCAGGTCGCCGCGCTACTCCAACACGTCACGCGTAGCGGCGACGTCATCGCCCGCTACGGCGGCGAGGAGTTCACCTGGCTACTACCTGACACCACCGAGAACGGCGCGGCCACTATGGCCGAGCGGCTGCGCACCACACTCGCGGCTCACCCCGTCGAACTACCGGGCCACGAGTTCGTCCACATCACCGCATCGATCGGCATTGCGGCCGACGTCCTGGACGGTCCTACCCTCGTTGCAACCGCTGACCAAGCCCTCTACCACGCCAAAGCGACTGGCCGGAACCGAGTGATCCGCGCCTCTCGATCACGTCTAACCGAACCGGCGGCCGCCCAGCGCACCAGCATTCCGCAACGGGCCGTACTCGCCGGCGCGCCGGTCCGTCATATCGGCGTAGTCATCACTGCCGCGACATGA
- a CDS encoding GAF and ANTAR domain-containing protein: protein MEAGNRPLGGEVALPSAATSSFAELSRIVLADLTLEQVLERVATLARAAITGTQDVSVTLIKDDRPSTAASTGGVALDLDERQYASGYGPCLDAARGGEVLVIADMAAETRWPQYRPKALELDVRSGLSVPLPVQDQVIGALNLYGRVPDAFDAQAVELTVAFASYAAVAVANAQLYSSTADLAEGMRQAMASRALIEQAKGILMAEYGCSADEAFDHLSRMSQNANRKLREVAAGIVARTQRSAPSRPAMRSRLSKPPVPPSPRGGSEAEG, encoded by the coding sequence GTGGAAGCTGGTAACCGCCCGCTGGGCGGGGAGGTCGCGTTGCCGTCTGCGGCCACATCGAGCTTTGCCGAATTGAGCCGGATCGTCCTGGCCGATCTCACCCTCGAGCAAGTGCTGGAACGGGTGGCAACGTTGGCGCGTGCGGCGATCACGGGCACCCAGGATGTCTCGGTCACGCTGATCAAAGACGATCGGCCCAGTACCGCGGCGTCGACCGGTGGTGTCGCACTCGACCTGGATGAGCGGCAATACGCCTCTGGTTACGGACCGTGTCTAGATGCCGCACGCGGTGGCGAAGTGCTGGTGATAGCCGACATGGCCGCCGAGACCCGCTGGCCGCAGTACCGTCCGAAGGCGCTGGAGCTGGACGTTCGCAGCGGGCTGTCGGTGCCGTTGCCGGTCCAGGATCAGGTCATCGGTGCATTGAACCTCTATGGCCGGGTTCCCGACGCCTTCGATGCGCAGGCGGTGGAACTCACGGTGGCATTCGCCAGCTACGCGGCTGTGGCGGTCGCCAATGCCCAGTTGTACTCCAGCACCGCCGATCTGGCCGAAGGGATGCGCCAGGCGATGGCTTCGCGGGCGTTGATCGAGCAGGCCAAAGGCATACTGATGGCTGAGTACGGCTGTTCGGCCGACGAGGCATTCGATCATCTGTCGCGGATGTCCCAGAACGCCAATCGCAAGCTGCGGGAGGTCGCCGCAGGGATCGTGGCGCGCACGCAACGATCCGCACCGTCTCGGCCGGCCATGCGTTCGCGGCTGTCTAAGCCACCCGTGCCGCCCTCGCCGCGCGGTGGCTCAGAAGCGGAGGGCTGA
- a CDS encoding SpoIIE family protein phosphatase: MTDDYASNDPAVGGLSTAAHLAALRDTGLAAAPDAALDRFAGLVRKILGIPLVLVSLIDGERQIFPGAAGLSWAQAAERQEPGSHSFGRQVTVSGRPLVISDARHRPGSAVNPKAHNLTVVAFAGMPLTDDRGQVLGALCAIDNQPRAWSARDLDLLADLAASCSSELQLRITARRAELDSQRSADASAARRDAQAQADRLAGDVDTALRHSRVLLGASETLQGARTVDDVVHAVADLVRGDLAPTHVGIMLLDTVGGQLNLVTAMPLPADQAERWTTVPADSDQSAARAVRERRPLFFRDRDDFEASFPGQIGDLDRIGWQALVCAPLLGSDGPLGTLRIAWGHPQRLDVGERAVVLSLAGYVTQALERAQHLHDRTTVAETLQRAMLTELPAAPPYQLAARYQPASRVEKVGGDWYDAVALPANRIALVIGDVTGHDIGAAAQMGQLRSMLRAYLVDREADPADVLQRLDAANHTVGDRTLATALVAVVEPRSVIESDGEHGWKGDRDRTSGLSHVVRWSTAGHPPPILLNTDGSTRLLTATGLILGVRPKTRRAAHSLPLPTEGTLLLYTDGLVESRTAPLDEGIARLRQFLALYGHLPLDNLLDALLTRHLPDTHHDDVAILALRTP, encoded by the coding sequence GTGACCGATGACTACGCCAGCAATGACCCTGCTGTGGGCGGACTGAGCACCGCCGCGCATCTGGCTGCCCTGCGCGATACCGGGTTGGCTGCCGCGCCGGACGCGGCCCTCGACCGTTTCGCCGGCCTCGTGCGCAAGATCCTCGGCATCCCACTCGTGTTGGTGTCGCTGATCGACGGCGAGCGCCAGATCTTCCCCGGCGCCGCAGGCCTCTCCTGGGCGCAAGCCGCCGAACGTCAAGAACCCGGAAGTCACTCGTTCGGTCGGCAGGTCACGGTCTCCGGCCGGCCGCTGGTCATCTCCGACGCGCGTCACCGCCCAGGCTCGGCAGTCAACCCGAAAGCACACAACCTCACGGTCGTCGCCTTCGCAGGCATGCCCTTGACCGACGATCGCGGACAGGTGTTGGGTGCGCTGTGCGCGATCGACAATCAGCCGCGGGCGTGGAGTGCCCGGGACCTCGATCTCCTTGCCGACCTCGCCGCATCCTGCTCCTCAGAACTGCAACTGAGGATCACCGCTCGTCGCGCGGAACTCGACAGTCAGCGGAGCGCCGACGCGTCCGCGGCCCGACGGGACGCCCAAGCTCAGGCCGACCGCCTCGCCGGTGATGTCGACACAGCGCTGCGGCACAGCCGAGTCCTGCTCGGAGCCAGCGAAACGCTGCAGGGTGCACGGACCGTCGACGACGTCGTGCACGCAGTCGCCGACCTGGTCCGCGGCGATCTCGCGCCGACCCACGTCGGCATCATGCTCCTGGACACAGTCGGTGGCCAGCTCAATCTGGTGACTGCCATGCCGCTACCGGCAGATCAGGCCGAGCGGTGGACGACCGTGCCCGCCGACAGTGACCAGTCCGCGGCGCGGGCGGTCCGGGAGCGGCGACCGCTGTTCTTCCGGGACCGTGACGACTTCGAAGCGAGCTTCCCCGGCCAGATCGGCGACCTGGATCGAATCGGATGGCAGGCACTAGTGTGCGCGCCGCTGCTTGGCAGCGACGGCCCCCTCGGTACCCTGCGGATTGCCTGGGGGCATCCGCAGCGCCTGGATGTCGGGGAACGGGCGGTCGTCCTGTCGCTGGCCGGCTACGTCACTCAAGCCCTCGAACGAGCCCAGCACCTCCATGATCGCACCACCGTGGCCGAGACCCTGCAACGCGCCATGCTCACCGAACTGCCTGCGGCGCCGCCCTACCAGCTTGCGGCCCGCTACCAGCCTGCCAGCCGGGTCGAGAAGGTCGGCGGTGACTGGTACGACGCGGTCGCGCTGCCCGCAAACCGGATCGCCTTGGTCATCGGAGACGTCACCGGACACGATATCGGCGCCGCCGCTCAGATGGGACAGTTGCGCAGCATGCTGCGTGCCTACCTCGTCGACCGTGAGGCCGACCCCGCCGACGTGTTACAGCGTCTCGATGCTGCCAATCACACTGTTGGTGACCGCACATTGGCCACCGCACTCGTCGCCGTCGTCGAACCCAGGAGCGTCATCGAATCGGACGGTGAACATGGCTGGAAGGGCGACAGGGATCGAACGTCTGGTCTATCGCACGTCGTGCGCTGGTCCACGGCCGGTCACCCGCCTCCGATCCTCCTTAACACCGATGGCAGCACTCGACTGTTGACCGCGACCGGTCTCATACTCGGCGTACGCCCGAAGACGCGGCGCGCCGCCCACAGCCTTCCGCTGCCCACGGAGGGTACGCTGCTGCTCTACACCGACGGCTTGGTCGAGTCACGTACCGCCCCGCTGGATGAGGGCATCGCCCGCCTCCGGCAATTCCTTGCCCTCTACGGGCACCTGCCTTTGGACAATCTGCTCGACGCGCTGCTTACCCGTCATCTTCCGGATACGCACCATGACGACGTAGCCATCCTGGCTCTTCGCACGCCCTGA